The following coding sequences are from one Triticum dicoccoides isolate Atlit2015 ecotype Zavitan chromosome 4A, WEW_v2.0, whole genome shotgun sequence window:
- the LOC119289528 gene encoding uncharacterized protein LOC119289528, translating into MENKGAAAPAAPEKEEAQAAAAAATSCFKRTVGEDASLLELAKDQYRQFAEAQGRDHWECLKNKVSSMFADPIFGGLKPDSTANTPPPSVESQ; encoded by the coding sequence ATGGAGAACAAGGGGGCGGCTGCGCCGGCggcgccagagaaggaggaggcgcaggcggcggcggcggcggcgacgtcgtGCTTCAAGAGGACGGTGGGCGAGGACGCGTCGCTGTTGGAGCTGGCCAAGGACCAGTACCGGCAGTTCGCGGAGGCGCAGGGTCGGGACCACTGGGAGTGCCTCAAGAACAAGGTCAGCTCCATGTTCGCCGACCCCATCTTCGGCGGCCTCAAGCCCGACTCCACCGCCAacacgccgccgccgtccgtcgaGTCGCAGTAG